In Tamandua tetradactyla isolate mTamTet1 chromosome 7, mTamTet1.pri, whole genome shotgun sequence, the following are encoded in one genomic region:
- the TPI1 gene encoding triosephosphate isomerase: protein MAEDKEEAEFCLAALFISGQWTRLRGDTDLQCLSPSAMAPSRKFFVGGNWKMNGRKSGLGDIIKTLNAAKVPADTEVVCAPPTAYIDFTRQKLDAKIAVAAQNCYKVSNGAFTGEISPGMIKDCGATWVVLGHSERRHVFGESDELIGQKVAHALAEGLGVIACIGEKLDEREAGITEKVVFEQTKVIADNVTDWNKVVLAYEPVWAIGTGKTATPQQAQEVHEKLRGWLKSNVSDAVAQGTRIIYGGSVTGATCKELASQPDVDGFLVGGASLKPEFVDIINAKQ from the exons ATGGCTGAGGACAAGGAGGAGGCGGAGTTCTGCCTCGCTGCGCTCTTTATAAGCGGGCAGTGGACGCGGCTGCGCGGTGATACTGACCTTCAGTGTCTCAGTCCCAGCGCCATGGCGCCCTCCAGGAAGTTCTTTGTCGGGGGTAACTGGAAGATGAACGGGCGGAAGAGTGGCCTGGGGGACATCATCAAAACTCTGAACGCGGCCAAGGTGCCAGCCGATACCG AGGTGGTCTGTGCGCCCCCCACGGCCTACATCGACTTCACCCGGCAGAAGCTAGATGCCAAGATTGCTGTGGCTGCACAGAACTGCTACAAAGTGTCTAACGGGGCCTTTACTGGGGAGATCAG CCCTGGCATGATCAAAGACTGTGGAGCCACTTGGGTGGTCCTGGGGCATTCAGAGAGAAGGCACGTCTTTGGAGAGTCAGATGAG CTGATTGGACAGAAAGTAGCCCATGCCCTGGCAGAGGGCCTGGGAGTAATCGCTTGCATTGGGGAGAAGCTGGATGAGAGGGAAGCTGGTATCACTGAGAAGGTCGTTTTTGAGCAAACCAAGGTCATCGCAG ATAATGTGACTGACTGGAACAAGGTCGTCCTGGCCTATGAGCCTGTGTGGGCCATCGGTACTGGCAAGACTGCAACACCCCAACAG GCCCAGGAAGTGCATGAGAAGCTGCGGGGATGGCTGAAGTCCAATGTCTCTGACGCCGTGGCTCAGGGCACCCGCATCAtttatggag gtTCTGTGACTGGGGCAACCTGCAAGGAGCTGGCAAGCCAGCCTGATGTGGATGGCTTCCTTGTGGGTGGTGCCTCCCTCAAGCCTGAATTTGTGGACATCATCAATGCTAAACAATAA